The following are encoded together in the Streptomyces sp. NBC_00358 genome:
- a CDS encoding winged helix-turn-helix domain-containing protein: MEQSPEAPKQAPTAKEIAAEFREKITGPSHGYDPGDRLPAARKLAKDLGVQLMTVQSAYGQLRDEGLVLTQQGRGTFVRDPSLPLGTEPGSSPAFTALSAELSSIHDALRLLGERLDRLEQLVGDETPPSQ; encoded by the coding sequence ATGGAGCAGAGCCCAGAAGCGCCCAAGCAGGCACCCACAGCAAAGGAGATCGCTGCGGAGTTCCGCGAGAAGATCACGGGGCCGAGCCACGGGTACGACCCGGGAGATCGGCTTCCTGCCGCTCGCAAACTCGCCAAAGACCTCGGCGTGCAGCTCATGACCGTGCAGAGCGCGTATGGCCAGCTGCGTGACGAGGGACTGGTTCTCACCCAGCAGGGCCGCGGAACGTTCGTCCGTGACCCATCGTTGCCGCTCGGGACCGAGCCCGGCAGCAGTCCGGCGTTCACCGCCCTCTCGGCAGAGCTCAGCTCTATTCATGACGCGCTTCGCCTGCTCGGCGAGCGGCTGGACCGCCTGGAACAGCTTGTTGGCGACGAGACTCCACCCTCGCAGTGA
- a CDS encoding flavoprotein — MQGGAVSSGRRGVLGVVGSAAGGVEALRTGLVEPAMARGWQVAVTLTPTAGQWLRMNGEVERLERLTGLPVRDEPRLPGEARPHPAVDCYAVAPASANMVAKLAVGLMDNQALTQVGEAIGTLGLPVVVFPRVNAAHARHPAWQGHIDTLRAGGTRVVYGPDVWPLYEPREAPASRELPWTAVLDAVDAARS, encoded by the coding sequence GTGCAGGGCGGTGCAGTGAGTTCAGGCAGGCGCGGAGTGCTTGGGGTGGTCGGATCGGCGGCCGGAGGCGTAGAGGCACTGCGCACTGGCCTTGTCGAACCCGCGATGGCGCGAGGGTGGCAGGTGGCTGTCACCCTGACGCCGACCGCTGGTCAGTGGCTACGGATGAACGGCGAAGTCGAGCGGCTGGAAAGACTCACCGGCCTGCCCGTACGTGACGAACCGCGGCTTCCTGGTGAGGCTCGACCACACCCAGCGGTGGACTGTTACGCGGTCGCTCCTGCTTCGGCCAACATGGTTGCCAAACTCGCGGTCGGATTGATGGACAACCAAGCTCTGACCCAGGTTGGTGAGGCTATCGGCACCCTCGGCCTACCAGTTGTCGTCTTCCCGCGCGTGAACGCGGCACATGCTCGGCACCCCGCGTGGCAGGGCCACATCGACACCCTCCGAGCCGGGGGAACTCGCGTCGTCTACGGCCCTGACGTTTGGCCGCTGTACGAGCCAAGGGAAGCGCCGGCTTCGCGCGAACTGCCGTGGACAGCCGTACTGGACGCCGTGGACGCAGCTAGGTCTTGA
- a CDS encoding helix-turn-helix domain-containing protein encodes MRGLGDHLSIGERIAFYRKRRGYTQEVLAGLVGRSTDWLAKIETGRRKPPRIDMLAELARILRVQLGDLLGQTVLLEDERQQDDVPAVRDALMSPRRLSRLLFGPDADAQLPTPAPVAVRVEQAWNDYQGGRLGTVVAALPALLQTAQELEERAARRGEERGDCWAVSARTHHLAATTLAKIGESDVSWLAAERAMRAADESDDPLVLASAARSGTHALLANGRYDDALELGNTAAAWLASQVSVHDPAALSLLGMIHLRAAVAAARHQDRPTATGLLARAEELAGDLGSDENYWQTGFGPTNVLLHRLSIELDLDNVSYVVQHGRINVDHMPQERSVSHRIDYARALSLAGQGDEAFAALRTAERTSPQLVRNNPRVRETLRDLIKQSPVTGGSRSSEVFVMAQRCRAVQ; translated from the coding sequence ATGCGTGGTCTTGGAGATCACCTCAGCATCGGCGAGCGCATTGCGTTCTACCGGAAGCGCCGCGGCTACACGCAGGAGGTGCTGGCTGGCTTGGTCGGTCGTAGCACCGACTGGCTCGCGAAGATTGAGACCGGGCGACGGAAGCCGCCGCGTATCGACATGCTCGCGGAGTTAGCCCGCATCCTGCGCGTCCAGCTCGGGGATCTGCTTGGGCAGACCGTTCTCTTGGAAGATGAGCGACAGCAGGATGACGTCCCCGCTGTTCGTGACGCACTCATGAGCCCACGGCGCCTCTCACGCCTGCTGTTTGGTCCCGACGCTGACGCTCAGCTCCCGACTCCCGCTCCTGTGGCCGTACGCGTGGAACAGGCGTGGAACGACTATCAGGGCGGACGGCTCGGCACTGTCGTTGCTGCGCTTCCTGCATTGCTTCAGACGGCGCAGGAGTTGGAAGAGCGAGCCGCGCGGCGCGGTGAAGAGCGCGGCGACTGCTGGGCAGTGTCGGCCCGTACGCATCATCTCGCGGCTACAACACTGGCAAAGATCGGGGAGTCGGACGTCTCTTGGCTCGCTGCCGAGCGTGCGATGCGAGCCGCTGATGAGTCGGATGACCCGCTCGTGCTGGCGTCCGCGGCCCGGTCTGGCACGCATGCTCTGCTTGCCAATGGGCGCTACGACGACGCCCTCGAACTGGGTAACACGGCTGCGGCCTGGCTGGCGTCCCAGGTGTCCGTGCATGATCCAGCGGCGCTCAGTCTGCTGGGGATGATTCACCTCCGGGCGGCTGTCGCGGCGGCACGGCATCAGGACCGGCCCACGGCTACAGGTCTGTTAGCTCGTGCCGAAGAGCTCGCAGGCGACCTCGGGTCGGATGAGAACTACTGGCAGACCGGCTTTGGACCGACGAATGTCCTGCTCCATCGCCTGTCCATTGAGCTGGATCTCGACAACGTCTCGTACGTTGTGCAGCACGGCCGGATCAACGTCGACCACATGCCGCAGGAGCGCAGCGTCTCGCACCGCATCGACTATGCGCGTGCTCTGTCGCTCGCGGGCCAGGGTGACGAGGCATTCGCAGCGCTACGCACAGCCGAGCGCACTTCCCCGCAGCTCGTGCGCAACAATCCGAGAGTGCGTGAGACGCTCCGGGACCTGATCAAACAGTCCCCCGTGACCGGCGGATCGCGTTCATCCGAGGTGTTCGTGATGGCTCAGCGGTGCAGGGCGGTGCAGTGA
- a CDS encoding tyrosine-type recombinase/integrase, translating to MKSLDVKVWAVRKRDTKTPSYGVRWSVAGNVFSDSFRTKALADHYRSKLMRAMRDGEEFDRASGLPDSMEPKKSAVSWYDFALRYLAMKWPHAAPNTRNGINESLTSVTAELLDERAGRPSDQAIRQALRNWAFVLPGPDDRDVPDDVRNVLHWVSKASRPLADLAEPATARAVLDSLKLKLDGTAAAAETVRRKRRTLVNAANYAVDLGELRENPITAVRWQKPKVSNQVDPRVVANPEQARNLLVAVSYVGGHRRARGRRLVGLFAAMYFGGLRPAEAVGLAETDLGLPEQGWGSVLLHRTRPSVGKQWTDSGETHDDRGLKNRPTEDVRRVPIPPHLVAVFREHLATFGTAEDGRLFFSEKGSVVPSSTYYRVWQEARFLALPPAAAASPLASRPYDLRHSALSTWLNAGVDPTEVAERAGNSVEVLLTRYAKCLDGRQDVANRRIEDLLREYE from the coding sequence GTGAAGTCTCTCGACGTGAAGGTCTGGGCCGTACGGAAGCGGGATACGAAAACGCCCTCGTACGGCGTGCGGTGGTCTGTGGCGGGCAACGTCTTCTCCGACTCGTTCCGCACGAAGGCACTCGCCGATCACTACCGCTCGAAGCTGATGCGGGCGATGCGCGACGGCGAGGAGTTCGACAGGGCATCCGGGCTTCCGGACTCGATGGAACCGAAGAAGTCGGCCGTGTCCTGGTACGACTTCGCTCTTCGGTACCTCGCCATGAAATGGCCCCACGCCGCCCCCAACACGCGCAACGGCATCAACGAATCGCTCACCAGCGTGACTGCGGAGCTCCTCGACGAGCGGGCTGGACGGCCGTCCGATCAGGCCATCCGCCAGGCGCTCCGCAACTGGGCCTTCGTCTTGCCGGGTCCTGATGATCGAGACGTCCCGGACGATGTGCGGAACGTCCTCCACTGGGTGTCGAAGGCATCGCGACCGCTGGCCGATCTCGCTGAACCGGCTACGGCCCGTGCGGTGCTGGACTCGCTGAAACTCAAGCTCGACGGCACGGCCGCGGCAGCCGAAACCGTGCGGCGTAAGCGGCGGACCCTCGTCAACGCTGCGAACTACGCGGTTGACTTGGGGGAGCTGCGCGAGAACCCGATCACGGCCGTCCGCTGGCAGAAGCCGAAGGTTTCCAACCAGGTCGACCCTCGGGTCGTCGCCAACCCGGAGCAGGCTCGCAATCTTTTGGTGGCCGTTTCCTACGTGGGCGGTCACCGGCGTGCTCGGGGCCGGCGCCTCGTGGGTCTGTTCGCTGCCATGTACTTCGGCGGCCTCCGGCCAGCTGAGGCGGTCGGCCTCGCTGAGACGGATCTAGGCCTTCCAGAGCAGGGCTGGGGATCGGTTTTGCTCCATCGGACTCGTCCGTCGGTTGGCAAGCAGTGGACCGACTCGGGCGAAACCCACGACGACCGCGGGCTCAAGAATCGACCGACCGAGGACGTCAGGCGGGTGCCTATCCCGCCTCACCTCGTTGCCGTGTTCCGCGAGCACCTGGCCACCTTCGGTACAGCGGAGGACGGGCGGCTCTTTTTCAGCGAGAAGGGCTCGGTCGTCCCGTCCTCCACCTACTACCGGGTTTGGCAGGAGGCCCGGTTCCTGGCTCTCCCGCCGGCCGCCGCGGCCTCGCCGCTCGCGAGTCGCCCCTACGACCTTCGGCACTCGGCGCTGTCGACGTGGCTCAATGCCGGGGTGGATCCCACCGAGGTTGCCGAGCGTGCCGGGAACAGCGTTGAGGTGCTGCTGACCCGCTATGCGAAGTGCCTCGACGGACGGCAAGACGTTGCCAACCGACGCATCGAGGACCTGCTCCGCGAGTACGAGTGA
- a CDS encoding helix-turn-helix transcriptional regulator, with product MTVRQVLNELGGVSRRTFYRWRELGHGPAAFKLPNGELRVWRSDFSTWLRELEAAA from the coding sequence ATGACCGTGCGCCAGGTCCTGAACGAGCTGGGTGGGGTCTCTCGCCGGACGTTCTACCGCTGGCGTGAGCTGGGGCATGGGCCGGCCGCGTTCAAGCTGCCCAACGGGGAGCTCCGAGTGTGGCGGAGTGACTTCTCCACATGGCTGCGAGAGCTGGAGGCCGCGGCGTGA
- a CDS encoding SpdD protein, producing MLRPKMPDAAPVPITYTSAMPVEHHHAPVTCSCAHAPMASASRQVAPFVGRGASAVAAVLVVGVVLTALLATVAITAVSVSIAALVLRSLLNSAHKR from the coding sequence CTGCTCCGCCCGAAGATGCCCGACGCGGCTCCCGTACCGATCACGTACACGTCCGCCATGCCGGTCGAGCACCACCACGCCCCGGTCACCTGCTCCTGCGCTCACGCCCCGATGGCGTCCGCCAGTCGCCAGGTCGCGCCGTTCGTCGGCCGTGGGGCGAGCGCCGTCGCCGCGGTCCTCGTCGTCGGAGTCGTGCTGACCGCGCTCCTGGCCACGGTCGCCATCACGGCCGTCTCCGTCTCCATCGCGGCCCTGGTGCTGCGCTCCCTGCTCAACAGCGCCCACAAGCGCTGA
- a CDS encoding mobile element transfer protein, with amino-acid sequence MPANPRFRRVVRIGPVQVATYYDSRGREKHTAACTAPRCGFSTDYDSRAAAELAARTHRCSAR; translated from the coding sequence ATGCCCGCCAACCCCCGCTTCCGCCGGGTCGTCCGCATCGGCCCCGTCCAGGTCGCCACCTACTACGACAGCCGCGGCCGGGAGAAGCACACCGCCGCCTGCACGGCACCGCGCTGCGGCTTCTCCACCGACTACGACAGCCGCGCCGCCGCCGAGCTGGCCGCCCGCACCCACCGCTGCTCGGCCCGCTGA
- a CDS encoding DUF2637 domain-containing protein has protein sequence MISVAERSAPRALPVRVDAVLVQAVIAAALSFAHLHDLAVAAGQDGWKAWAYPISVDLLLVAAWRRLRSGESKAAGWCWFLVALTASLGANVATAGLLDLRHVPASLRIVVAGWPAVAFLGGTLLAHGPADPAPDPREQHDEPTNEAAQQGSLPGPATASPPAAPASRPALAAPPTDRLPTALVDHARKVAAEHRTRTGAPIDTDTLRARLGVPAPLAEAIAAQLT, from the coding sequence GTGATCAGCGTGGCCGAGCGCTCCGCACCGCGCGCCCTTCCGGTCCGCGTGGACGCCGTACTGGTCCAAGCGGTCATCGCTGCCGCGCTGTCCTTCGCCCACCTCCACGACCTGGCCGTCGCAGCGGGACAGGACGGCTGGAAGGCGTGGGCTTACCCGATCAGCGTCGATCTGCTGTTGGTGGCGGCCTGGAGGCGCCTGAGGTCGGGGGAGTCCAAGGCGGCCGGGTGGTGCTGGTTCCTGGTCGCGCTCACCGCCAGTCTCGGCGCCAACGTCGCGACGGCCGGGCTCCTCGACCTCCGCCACGTTCCTGCCTCGCTCCGCATCGTCGTGGCCGGTTGGCCGGCGGTCGCCTTCCTCGGCGGCACGCTGCTCGCACACGGACCCGCCGATCCGGCCCCGGACCCACGTGAACAGCACGACGAGCCGACGAACGAAGCGGCGCAACAGGGATCGCTCCCCGGGCCCGCGACTGCGTCCCCGCCCGCTGCCCCTGCTTCACGTCCCGCGCTTGCCGCTCCACCGACAGATCGGCTCCCGACCGCGCTCGTCGACCACGCCCGAAAGGTGGCCGCCGAGCACCGCACCCGGACCGGTGCGCCCATCGACACCGACACCCTGCGAGCCCGCCTCGGCGTCCCAGCCCCGCTCGCCGAAGCCATCGCCGCCCAACTCACCTGA
- a CDS encoding FtsK/SpoIIIE domain-containing protein, with protein MSELMTLAELGGPLALLGGAVYARKAHPSVYWATVGLPASVARLVGSYSSTMDACGLTVQPSRLRALAVRATTRREVRPVPPRRGLIRPTSTGLRVRLRLAPGQEPADVAASCERLRHAWGVHAVHVREIKPGVVELRLVGFDVLRKVKMPRSTGHDLLAVPVALREDATVFVRDYRAVPHELVLGATLSGKSMFLRNLLTGLAAQPVALVGIDCKRGVELAPFAPRLSALATDSDEAAELLPVLVQEMEDRYDLIKARQGIAPGTPDEEITSDVWGLPDAERPPPIVLFVDEVAELFLVASRKDEERRDEMVTQLIRLAQLGRAAGIYLEICGQRFGAELGKGATMLRAQLTGRVCHRVNDEASAKMALGDIAPEAVGVAATIPADRPGLAVSGDTSGGWGRMRTPYLSLGDAAAICRETAELAPDVPALKPFRPHVPASSADAPITVTKPHPATG; from the coding sequence GTGTCCGAGCTGATGACCCTGGCCGAACTGGGTGGACCCCTCGCCTTATTAGGCGGGGCGGTCTACGCCCGGAAGGCACATCCGTCGGTCTACTGGGCCACGGTCGGGCTGCCCGCGTCGGTGGCCCGGCTGGTCGGCTCGTACAGCTCGACCATGGACGCGTGCGGGCTGACGGTCCAGCCGTCCCGGCTGCGGGCGCTGGCGGTGCGGGCCACCACTCGCCGTGAGGTTCGGCCGGTGCCTCCGCGCCGGGGGCTGATCCGTCCCACCTCCACGGGGCTGCGGGTCCGGCTTCGGCTCGCTCCCGGCCAGGAGCCGGCGGACGTGGCTGCCTCGTGTGAGCGGCTGCGGCACGCCTGGGGCGTTCATGCGGTCCACGTCCGTGAGATCAAGCCGGGCGTGGTCGAGCTGCGGTTGGTCGGCTTCGACGTGCTGCGCAAGGTGAAGATGCCTCGCAGCACGGGGCACGACCTCCTTGCCGTGCCGGTGGCTCTACGGGAGGACGCGACCGTGTTCGTCCGCGACTACCGGGCCGTTCCTCACGAACTCGTCCTCGGCGCCACCCTGTCGGGGAAGTCGATGTTCCTCCGCAATCTGCTGACAGGGCTGGCCGCTCAGCCGGTTGCCCTGGTCGGCATCGACTGCAAGCGGGGGGTCGAGCTGGCGCCCTTCGCTCCGCGACTGTCGGCGTTGGCCACCGACTCCGATGAAGCCGCCGAGCTGCTGCCCGTCCTCGTCCAGGAAATGGAGGACCGCTACGACCTGATCAAGGCACGGCAAGGCATCGCGCCCGGCACTCCGGATGAAGAGATCACCTCTGACGTGTGGGGGCTGCCGGATGCTGAACGGCCGCCGCCGATCGTGCTGTTCGTCGACGAGGTGGCCGAACTCTTCCTCGTGGCGAGCCGCAAGGATGAGGAACGACGCGACGAGATGGTGACCCAGCTGATCCGACTCGCCCAGCTCGGGCGGGCCGCGGGCATCTACCTGGAGATCTGCGGCCAGCGTTTCGGCGCCGAGCTGGGCAAGGGCGCGACCATGCTCCGCGCTCAACTGACGGGCCGCGTCTGCCACCGCGTCAACGACGAGGCCTCGGCGAAAATGGCCCTTGGCGACATCGCCCCCGAAGCGGTCGGCGTCGCTGCCACCATTCCCGCTGACCGTCCGGGCCTGGCCGTATCCGGCGACACGTCCGGCGGCTGGGGACGCATGCGCACTCCGTATCTGTCCCTCGGCGACGCTGCGGCCATCTGCCGCGAGACCGCCGAGCTCGCCCCCGACGTACCGGCCCTGAAGCCGTTCCGGCCGCACGTCCCGGCATCGTCCGCGGACGCCCCGATCACCGTGACCAAGCCGCACCCGGCGACCGGCTGA
- a CDS encoding SCO3933 family regulatory protein — protein sequence MRAIRVETSSATILLTEAPEPKVKDRQTGEIAKDAVSGEVLMKVGVVYIDEGESSLIAVTVPESGVTGGLAVGAPVSLPGLVARPWESVFSGQARHGIAYRAAAVVPGVFPVGQEN from the coding sequence GTGCGTGCAATCCGAGTTGAGACCTCGTCCGCGACGATCCTGCTGACCGAGGCCCCCGAGCCGAAGGTCAAGGACCGGCAGACGGGCGAGATCGCCAAGGACGCGGTCAGCGGGGAGGTGCTGATGAAGGTCGGCGTCGTCTACATCGACGAGGGGGAGTCGTCGCTCATCGCGGTGACCGTCCCGGAGAGCGGTGTCACGGGTGGCCTGGCCGTCGGTGCTCCGGTCTCCCTTCCGGGCCTCGTCGCTCGTCCCTGGGAGAGCGTCTTCAGCGGGCAGGCTCGTCACGGCATCGCCTACCGGGCGGCGGCCGTGGTCCCGGGTGTCTTCCCCGTCGGACAGGAGAACTGA
- a CDS encoding GntR family transcriptional regulator → MAYEVAAPKYVRLAQTLQGRIEDGTYPPGSRVPSENQLVQAFGMSRPTVVRALELLKRDGWLESRQGFGTIVRGRPEAAEQKVRRGREVLDRQEDQAPGRLVEVRQVPVPPRVAALLGVPRKTQVLLRRLLIEADGEPVELSSSYFSVDMAEGTELADSALLGEGLRVHLEARKKIRFDHVTERLSARIPSKEEADLLEMPEGEPVLSVLVLACDASGQALQVTDVLLPADRQELEETYRLD, encoded by the coding sequence ATGGCGTACGAGGTGGCTGCACCCAAGTATGTGCGGCTGGCGCAGACGCTCCAGGGGCGTATCGAGGACGGTACGTACCCGCCCGGGAGCCGGGTCCCGAGTGAAAATCAGCTGGTCCAAGCCTTCGGAATGTCCCGGCCCACGGTCGTCCGCGCGCTGGAGCTGCTGAAGCGGGACGGCTGGCTGGAGTCCCGGCAGGGATTCGGAACCATCGTCCGCGGGCGGCCGGAAGCGGCTGAGCAGAAGGTCCGGCGTGGCCGGGAGGTGCTCGACCGTCAGGAGGATCAGGCTCCGGGGCGCCTCGTCGAAGTCCGTCAGGTGCCTGTTCCGCCCCGAGTCGCAGCGCTCCTGGGTGTGCCCAGGAAGACGCAGGTGCTCCTTCGGCGGCTGCTGATCGAAGCGGATGGAGAGCCGGTCGAGCTCTCCTCTTCCTACTTCTCTGTCGACATGGCGGAGGGTACTGAACTCGCCGACTCGGCTCTGCTCGGCGAGGGGCTGCGTGTGCACCTCGAAGCGCGCAAGAAGATCCGATTCGACCACGTCACAGAGCGACTTTCGGCGCGTATCCCGAGCAAGGAGGAAGCGGATCTCCTCGAAATGCCTGAAGGGGAACCGGTTCTGTCCGTGCTCGTCCTTGCATGCGACGCGTCGGGTCAGGCCTTGCAGGTCACGGATGTCTTGCTGCCCGCTGACCGGCAAGAACTCGAAGAGACCTACCGCCTCGACTGA
- a CDS encoding ATP-binding protein, which produces MTLYPVPESVARARRWFRKFTAPYNLACPIDDCVLMLSELVTNAILYGEAEEPWRVRVEWSRLGESLRVDVHNPGFPADVRLRSPRANDAHGRGLCLVNALADSWAAGPSRFGGTVVWFQIDEAWKP; this is translated from the coding sequence ATGACCCTCTATCCCGTGCCCGAGTCCGTGGCTCGGGCCAGGCGATGGTTCCGGAAGTTCACCGCCCCGTACAACCTGGCCTGTCCGATCGACGACTGCGTACTGATGCTCTCCGAGCTGGTGACGAACGCGATCCTCTATGGCGAAGCCGAAGAACCCTGGCGGGTCCGGGTCGAGTGGTCGCGCCTAGGGGAGTCCCTGCGGGTAGATGTCCACAACCCGGGCTTCCCGGCGGACGTTCGGCTCCGCAGCCCCCGAGCCAACGATGCGCACGGCCGCGGGCTCTGCCTGGTGAACGCGCTGGCGGACTCCTGGGCCGCCGGCCCCAGCCGCTTCGGCGGGACCGTCGTGTGGTTCCAGATCGACGAAGCCTGGAAGCCGTGA
- a CDS encoding GntR family transcriptional regulator translates to MPQIEETQPKYLQIAHHIRDQILRGDLRPGDEVPSERQLAADWSVSRPTAARSLEALSHQGLVEKRQGSGTYVRGLAVNRRARELYGRAKQTGKIYTPGEYAVITSAGWLKAPNYVTEALSLAKGTQAVHRRRVTKNESGPITISTSWFGADVGDRAPKLCDPDRIQEGTLMYVESVTGRQGSYAEDRMCARLATEDEAADLELEPGAAVLIVHHVVYDLQDRPLEFAEATYPPGRWAFEQGYPIS, encoded by the coding sequence ATGCCGCAGATCGAAGAGACCCAGCCCAAGTACCTCCAGATCGCACACCACATTCGCGATCAGATTCTGCGAGGCGACTTGCGGCCTGGCGACGAGGTTCCTTCGGAACGTCAACTGGCCGCCGACTGGAGCGTTTCACGCCCGACGGCGGCGCGGTCGCTGGAGGCTCTGAGTCACCAAGGTCTGGTCGAGAAGCGTCAGGGTTCGGGCACTTACGTGCGGGGCCTCGCGGTGAATCGGCGTGCGCGAGAGCTCTACGGCCGCGCCAAGCAGACCGGCAAGATCTACACGCCGGGTGAGTACGCGGTCATCACGTCCGCCGGCTGGCTGAAGGCCCCCAACTACGTGACTGAGGCGTTGAGCCTGGCGAAGGGAACCCAAGCCGTTCACCGTCGACGCGTCACCAAGAACGAGTCGGGCCCCATCACCATCTCCACCTCGTGGTTCGGTGCCGATGTCGGCGATCGGGCGCCCAAGCTCTGTGATCCTGACCGGATCCAGGAGGGGACGCTCATGTACGTCGAGAGCGTCACGGGTCGGCAGGGAAGCTATGCCGAAGACCGGATGTGTGCCCGGCTGGCGACCGAGGACGAGGCTGCTGACCTTGAACTTGAACCCGGGGCGGCTGTTCTGATCGTCCATCACGTGGTCTACGACCTGCAGGATCGACCTCTTGAGTTCGCTGAGGCCACGTACCCGCCTGGGCGTTGGGCGTTCGAGCAGGGCTACCCGATCAGCTAG
- a CDS encoding DUF1152 domain-containing protein, with amino-acid sequence MTRLIVAAGGGGDAVAAAMLDAALYGGDGSPAVILTYAWDRLLIDPVPGPREPTNFTGLRPLTQSVWTVPADAKPIAPAGSTLPRLAAELPHTFALIDPTHGAEGITRQLEELIEQLAPESIDLLDVGGDILAKGDEATLRSPLGDALTLAACCQVNAPVRLLVAGPGLDGELPAEILADRMGPPTLTLTAEHVEPISSVLEWHPSEATAMLAATARGVRGLCEVRDAGLPVPLTDEGPTVHEADLDDALNRNELARAILATETLTEAEQYSREVCGYSEIDYERNKASWLGSQPEQKLDPEATLRQLDQFEAQARDRGITHTTFRRITEALGLNGKQRQDLRALLLNSRPDQYEAPLWRIQPKPE; translated from the coding sequence GTGACCCGCTTGATCGTGGCAGCCGGAGGAGGGGGCGACGCAGTCGCCGCCGCAATGCTCGACGCAGCCCTCTACGGGGGTGACGGCAGTCCAGCGGTGATCCTCACGTACGCGTGGGACCGCCTCCTGATCGACCCGGTACCGGGACCCCGAGAGCCGACGAACTTCACGGGTCTACGTCCTCTCACGCAAAGCGTCTGGACGGTCCCGGCCGACGCGAAGCCCATCGCCCCCGCCGGTTCGACACTCCCGCGCCTGGCAGCCGAACTCCCCCACACCTTCGCCCTGATCGACCCCACGCACGGCGCCGAGGGCATCACACGCCAGCTAGAAGAACTCATCGAGCAGCTAGCCCCCGAGTCCATAGATCTCCTGGATGTAGGCGGCGACATCCTCGCCAAGGGCGACGAAGCCACCCTCCGTAGCCCGCTGGGCGACGCCCTCACGCTGGCCGCATGCTGCCAAGTCAACGCGCCCGTGCGACTCCTGGTCGCCGGTCCCGGCCTGGACGGAGAGCTCCCAGCCGAGATCCTGGCCGACCGAATGGGCCCGCCGACGCTGACGCTCACGGCCGAACACGTCGAACCGATCAGCTCAGTTCTTGAGTGGCACCCGTCCGAGGCAACGGCGATGTTGGCAGCCACAGCCCGCGGAGTACGCGGCCTCTGCGAAGTCAGAGACGCCGGCCTCCCGGTCCCCCTCACCGACGAAGGCCCCACCGTCCACGAAGCCGACCTGGACGACGCTCTCAACCGCAATGAGCTCGCGCGCGCCATCCTCGCAACGGAGACCCTTACCGAGGCGGAGCAATATAGCCGCGAGGTCTGCGGGTACTCAGAGATCGACTACGAGCGCAACAAGGCCAGTTGGCTCGGCAGCCAGCCGGAACAGAAGCTCGACCCGGAAGCCACGCTGCGCCAGCTCGACCAGTTCGAGGCCCAGGCCCGCGACCGCGGCATCACCCACACGACATTCCGTCGGATCACCGAAGCCCTCGGCCTCAACGGCAAGCAGCGCCAGGACCTCAGAGCGCTACTGCTCAACAGCCGTCCTGACCAGTACGAAGCCCCACTATGGCGCATCCAGCCGAAGCCTGAGTAA